GACGGTCAGGCCCAGGGTGGTCAGCGCGCCCTGCCCCAGTTCGCCCCACTGCTCCGGCGTCAGGCTCAGCATGGTCAGGAACGGCCCATGCTGGCGGGCAGCGGCGACTTGAACCACTGCTGCGAGAGCCGGTCGAGGTAACCGTTGCTCCGGTAGGTCGTCAGGATCTTGTTCACCTGCTTGAGAAGCGCGGCCTCGTTCTTGTTCAGGCCGACGTAGCAGGGCGAGTCCTTGATGACGAACTTCTGCACGGGCTTGCGCCGGGGCGAGCGTTCGGCGATGGTGGCGGCGACCGTGTTGCCGGTGGCGACGAGTTCGGTCTGGCCGGTCAGGAAGGCCGTGATGGTGGTGGCGTTGTCCTCGTAGCGCTTGATGTTCACGCCGGCCGGCAGCATCTTGGTCAGTTCCAGGTCCTCGATGGAACCGCGCGTCACCCCGACGCTGTGCCCGGCGAGGTCGGCCGCCGACCTGACGCCCATGTCCTTGACCCCGAACACCGCCGAGTAGAAGGGCGCGTAGGGCACCGAGAAGTCGATGACCTTCTCGCGCTCGGCGTTCTTGCCCAGGCTGGAGACGATCAGGTCGATCTTGCCGGTCTGGAGGTACGGCAGGCGGTTGGCCGAGGCGACGGGCACGAGTTCGAGACTGACGTTCAGGCCCTTGGCGAGGATGGTCGCCACGTCGATGTCGTAACCGCGCGGCTTGAGGTCCGGCCCCACGCTGCCGAAGGGCGCGAAGTCCTGCGGCACCCCCACGCGCAGCACCCCCGCCTTGCGGATGTCCGCGAGCTGGTCGGCCGACGCCCCCGACGCCAGCCCGAGGAGCGCCAACGCGCCCGCCACCCGCAGCCCGGAACGCCAGACCACTCCATTGTCTTGCAAAACGTTTGTCTTTTTCTGAACAGATTGCATCTTCACCCCTCGATCTTGGGTGAGGTCGGAGGAGTTTTTGAAAAAATGTATAGAATTCCGATCCGGGGGATTTAGACGTTTGTTTCCCGGAGGGCGCGGCGCTCTCTAGGCTGAACCCATGACCGCTTCCCAGACGACCGCGCCGCCTCCGGCCCAGCCTCCCACTCCTACGATCATCGAGGCGCGTGGGGTGGAGAAGCACTTCGGGAGCTTCCACGCCCTGCGCGGCGTGAGTCTCCAGGTCCGTCAGGGCGAGGTCGTCGTCGTCATCGGTCCCTCCGGCAGCGGCAAGTCCACCTTCATCCGCACCCTCAACGCCCTGGACCCCCACGACGCCGGCACCATCGCCATCGACGGCCTGCCCCTTCAGGGCGCCAGGAATCTCGACGCCGTCCGCCGCGAGGTCGGCATGGTCTTCCAGAGCTTCAACCTCTTTCCCACCTCACCGTCCTCGACAACATCACCCTCGCCCCCACCCGCGTGCGCCGTACCGGCAAGGCCGAGGCCGAGCGCCGGGGCCTGGAACTGCTGCGCCGTGTGGGCATCGAGGAGCAGGCGCACAAGTACCCCGCGCAGCTCTCGGGCGGGCAGCAGCAGCGCGTGGCGATCGCCCGGGCGCTGGCGATGGACCCCAAGATCATGCTGTTCGACGAGCCGACCTCGGCGCTGGACCCGGAGATGATCAAGGAAGTGCTGGACGTGATGAAGGAACTGGCGCGAAGCGGGATGACGATGCTGGTGGTGACGCACGAGATGGGCTTCGCGCGGGAGGTGGCGGACCGGATCCTGTTCTTCGACCAGGGCAACATCGTGGAGGACACGACGCCTGAAGCCTTCTACACCCACCCCCAGCACGACCGCGCCAAGCAGTTCCTCAGCAAGATCCTCGGCCACTAGGTCCCGGCGCCGCGCTTCACAGGGGACCGCTCGGCTGGGCATCATGGCGTCCATGTCTTCCGACGCGCCCACTCCGACCCCCGCCTGGCGGCCCCTGGTCCACTTCACGCCCCGGCAGCACTGGATCAACGACCCGAACGGGCTGGTGCAGGTGGGCGAGGTGTACCACCTCTTCTACCAGCACAACCCGCAGGGCCGCGACCACGCCAACATGAGCTGGGGCCACGCCACCAGCCGCGACCTGCTGGGCTGGCAGGAGCACGACGTGGCGCTGCCGGGCCGCGAGGCGCACGCCATCTTCTCGGGCAGCGCGGTGGTGGACACGCACAACACCTCGGGCCTGGGCCAGAGCGGCGACGCCTCACCCCCGGTCGTGGCGCTGTACACGGGCGCCGGGCACTATTGGCAGGCGCAGTACCTCGCCTACAGCCGCGATGCGGGCGAGACCTGGCAGTTCGGCCCGGAGCAGCCCGTGCTCGACGAGGGCCGCGCCGACTTCCGCGACCCCAAGGTGTTCTGGCACGGCCCGAGTGGGCGCTGGGTGAAGGCCGTGGTCTACCCGGACGAGCGGCAGGTCGCCCTGTACGGCTCGCCCGACCTGCACGTCTGGACTCCCCTGAGCGTCTTCGGGCCGGCGGGCGAGACGGGCGGCATCTGGGAAGTGCCCGACCTGTTCCCCCTGACGGACGAGACGGGCCAGGAACACTGGGTCCTGAAGGTGGACGTGTTCGCGGGCGGGCCGCAGGGAGGCACCGGGGCGCAGTATTTCGTGGGGGACTTCGACGGCGCCGTCTTCACGCCCCGTGGCCCGGCGCGCTGGGCCGACTACGGCAAGGACTTCTACGCGGCGATCACCTGGAGCGGCACGCCTGGCCGCTGCCTGTGGACGGCGTGGCAGAGCAGCTGGGACTACGCGACCCGGCTGCCTACCCACCCCTGGCGCGGCGCCCTGACGCTGGCCCGCGAGCTGGGGCTGCGCCGGGACCCGGACGGCGGGCTGTGGCTGACCCAGTTGCCCCTGCAGGAGCTGGACCGTCTGCGTGGCCGCCGCACGCCCCTGCACCTGACCCCGGACAGTCCGGCGACGCTGCCCCTGCCCGCAGGCCGCGCGCTGGACCTGGACCTGCGCCTCGCGCCCGGCACAGTCCTGACCCTGCGGCTGACCTCAGTGGCTGGAGACGAGCTGACCCTGCGCGCCGACCGGGCAGGCGGCACGCTGACGCTGGAGCGCCCGGCGCGCGGCCTCCTGGCCGACGTGGCCGGCTTCGGCGGCGTCCACACGGCCCCCCTGCCCCCGGCCATAGAGCGTGACCTCGACCTGCGCCTCGTGCTGGACACCTCGTCGGTGGAACTCTTCGCGGGGGGCGGCCTGCTGGCCCTCAGCGACCTGCTGTTTCCGGCGGCGGCCCCGGACACGCTGCGCCTGTCGGTAGACGGCGGCGGGGCGACCGGCGAGGCCTGGACCCTGCGCCCGGCGGTTCCGTCGCCGGGCGAGGAGGAAGGCGAACCCGCCTGAGTCCGGCAGCGCCCACGCGGCTCAGGCCCGCCAGATCGCCCAGTGTTCGTCCAGCGCGTCCATCTCCTGCGGGGTCCGGCCTCCCCGGCGCAGCAGCGACAGCACCTGCCCCCGGTGGTGGCTGTCGTGCACGACGATGTGCTGGAGGAAGTGCGCCGGATGCGACTGGTAGGTGCCCTCGCCGTAGGGATCGGGAAAGGACCGGCCCGTCTCCAGGGCGGCCTGCACCGCCCGCAGGGCAGCGGCGTCACCCTCGCGAAACACCGTGCCCAGCACGGCCGGGTCGCGGCTTTCCCAGGCCCAGGGGTTGGCACCCCCGAACGGCGCCATGAGGCCAGCCGCGTGCTCCGGCGAGATCTCCAGCAGCCAGCCCGCACGGAAGGCCGCGAGGTGGCTCAGGTGCCGCGCGACCGTCCAGCCGCCCTCGCCGTCCCGAAGGGCGTATTCCTCGGGGCGGACGGCGGCCAGCAACGTGTCGTTGACGCGTCCATTGCGGCGCAGGGTGTCGAGCAGCAGGTCGGGAACGTTCGGGGTGGGCAGGGTCATGGGGCCTCCTGGGGCGGGGGACGGAGACGGGCGGTCCGCAAAGGTCCGCTCAAGAACCGGCCGGAGCGCCGGGACTACAGTACGCGGATGGACATTCGGGACAAAGTCGTACTGGTCACGGGAGCGTCGTCGGGCATCGGACGGGCGGCGGCCGAACTCTTCGCGGCGCAGGGGGCGAAGGTGGCCCTCGCGGCGAG
The genomic region above belongs to Deinococcus gobiensis I-0 and contains:
- a CDS encoding transporter substrate-binding domain-containing protein, encoding MQSVQKKTNVLQDNGVVWRSGLRVAGALALLGLASGASADQLADIRKAGVLRVGVPQDFAPFGSVGPDLKPRGYDIDVATILAKGLNVSLELVPVASANRLPYLQTGKIDLIVSSLGKNAEREKVIDFSVPYAPFYSAVFGVKDMGVRSAADLAGHSVGVTRGSIEDLELTKMLPAGVNIKRYEDNATTITAFLTGQTELVATGNTVAATIAERSPRRKPVQKFVIKDSPCYVGLNKNEAALLKQVNKILTTYRSNGYLDRLSQQWFKSPLPASMGRS
- a CDS encoding glycoside hydrolase family 32 protein — translated: MSSDAPTPTPAWRPLVHFTPRQHWINDPNGLVQVGEVYHLFYQHNPQGRDHANMSWGHATSRDLLGWQEHDVALPGREAHAIFSGSAVVDTHNTSGLGQSGDASPPVVALYTGAGHYWQAQYLAYSRDAGETWQFGPEQPVLDEGRADFRDPKVFWHGPSGRWVKAVVYPDERQVALYGSPDLHVWTPLSVFGPAGETGGIWEVPDLFPLTDETGQEHWVLKVDVFAGGPQGGTGAQYFVGDFDGAVFTPRGPARWADYGKDFYAAITWSGTPGRCLWTAWQSSWDYATRLPTHPWRGALTLARELGLRRDPDGGLWLTQLPLQELDRLRGRRTPLHLTPDSPATLPLPAGRALDLDLRLAPGTVLTLRLTSVAGDELTLRADRAGGTLTLERPARGLLADVAGFGGVHTAPLPPAIERDLDLRLVLDTSSVELFAGGGLLALSDLLFPAAAPDTLRLSVDGGGATGEAWTLRPAVPSPGEEEGEPA
- a CDS encoding DinB family protein, which codes for MTLPTPNVPDLLLDTLRRNGRVNDTLLAAVRPEEYALRDGEGGWTVARHLSHLAAFRAGWLLEISPEHAAGLMAPFGGANPWAWESRDPAVLGTVFREGDAAALRAVQAALETGRSFPDPYGEGTYQSHPAHFLQHIVVHDSHHRGQVLSLLRRGGRTPQEMDALDEHWAIWRA